One Chitinophagaceae bacterium C216 genomic window carries:
- the pknD_1 gene encoding Serine/threonine-protein kinase PknD, with protein sequence MENANINGYILKYKLGEGGMAEVWYAENILQKPAAVKVLLKKFCEEKEIVARFENEAKLMVRLDHPHIRTIMDYGILGERPCMVMEYLEGKDVAQRLKDGERFSNQQLIEWWNDLVDALQYTHRKHVIHRDIKPSNLFVTEEGKIKLLDFGVAKIKDNITVTQTGSRMGTLMYMSPEQVYDVKNLTPKTDIYSLAVSFYQMVTGRPPYPHENVSDFEIQESIVRKNIDTAVLPEPWRSLLPDYFHKNPEERKELRKIGNVAGGDETIVINPSHNKEQYVVPPVAPSPYTYIRRQKRRSSIVTFLLVTFIVALVIFALNNIITAYFNAFNSQAKNETQIETGKKKNIPKTPVIIPEEQPVDTYNDLNDTIISQEEDGRVDEIIISVDPIQKEQAIKNMIENYYRSRSDCENLSRFFDTEVKQYYSKSNVSISEIQKECASYHGKWRFTEAVIDDASYVFTHHPQQQKVYVDFNMLYRIKQREEDEWILYNIDVSLVVGENNKIERIVERRIEKLS encoded by the coding sequence ATGGAAAACGCAAATATCAACGGATATATTTTAAAATACAAGCTGGGCGAGGGAGGAATGGCCGAAGTATGGTATGCCGAAAACATATTACAGAAGCCTGCAGCTGTAAAGGTGTTGTTGAAAAAATTTTGTGAAGAAAAGGAGATCGTTGCGCGTTTTGAGAATGAGGCCAAGCTGATGGTGAGATTGGACCATCCCCATATCCGGACGATAATGGATTATGGTATTCTCGGAGAAAGACCTTGTATGGTAATGGAATACCTGGAGGGTAAGGACGTAGCGCAACGACTCAAAGATGGAGAACGATTTTCCAATCAGCAATTGATAGAGTGGTGGAACGATTTGGTAGATGCTCTGCAATATACGCACCGCAAACATGTGATTCACCGGGATATTAAGCCTTCGAATTTATTTGTTACAGAAGAAGGAAAAATCAAATTGCTCGATTTCGGTGTGGCTAAAATCAAAGATAACATCACGGTAACACAAACGGGGTCGAGAATGGGTACCCTCATGTACATGAGCCCTGAACAGGTGTATGATGTTAAAAATCTAACCCCTAAAACCGATATTTATTCTTTAGCTGTTAGCTTTTATCAAATGGTGACTGGCCGGCCACCTTATCCGCATGAGAATGTTTCCGATTTTGAGATTCAGGAAAGTATTGTCAGAAAAAATATAGATACGGCCGTTTTGCCAGAGCCTTGGCGTAGTTTATTACCGGATTATTTTCACAAAAATCCAGAAGAAAGAAAAGAGCTTCGAAAAATTGGTAATGTAGCTGGTGGGGATGAGACTATTGTAATCAATCCATCACATAATAAGGAGCAATATGTAGTACCGCCTGTAGCGCCGTCTCCATATACCTATATTAGGCGCCAGAAAAGAAGATCTTCTATAGTAACATTTTTGCTGGTTACGTTTATTGTGGCACTGGTAATCTTTGCATTGAATAATATAATTACCGCCTATTTCAATGCGTTCAACTCACAGGCTAAAAATGAAACTCAAATAGAAACCGGTAAGAAAAAGAATATTCCTAAAACTCCAGTCATTATTCCCGAAGAACAGCCTGTCGATACCTACAATGATTTAAACGACACGATTATTTCTCAGGAAGAAGATGGTAGGGTAGATGAGATTATTATCAGTGTAGATCCTATTCAGAAAGAACAGGCTATTAAAAACATGATTGAAAATTATTACCGCAGTAGGAGTGATTGTGAGAATTTATCTCGCTTTTTCGACACTGAGGTAAAACAGTATTATAGTAAATCCAATGTTTCTATTAGCGAAATACAAAAAGAATGCGCCTCCTATCACGGCAAATGGCGGTTTACAGAAGCCGTGATTGATGATGCATCCTATGTATTCACGCATCACCCTCAACAGCAAAAAGTGTATGTAGATTTTAATATGTTGTATCGCATTAAGCAACGCGAAGAAGATGAGTGGATATTGTATAATATCGATGTATCCTTGGTGGTGGGGGAGAACAATAAAATAGAAAGAATTGTAGAACGTCGCATTGAGAAACTTTCATAA
- the secD gene encoding Protein translocase subunit SecD, whose amino-acid sequence MQLKGLVRFFTILLIIYSLYQLSFTWLVRNHEKKLEKQARTFVDKNFPTPEAKYPNNRDSQEIYREFLSQAYEARLARLKDSTKDVTLTYGFTGPISYQKAKSEELNLGLDLQGGMSITMEVEMSGVLKTLANNSKDPNFLKALSNAEARKGNSDANFVTLFVEEYKKLVPNARLAELFANANNSEIKVTDSDSKVISFLNEQAKVAFDNTARLITTRIDKFGVAQPSINPDPDKQIISVELPGVQDKERVRKNLQASANLQFWEVYTLNEIAASISSANDAFFAYNNENKPAASQQNDSTATAAAPADGTAAAPSDSGNLQDQLKQLAQQGNTSTTPEANQEEEAKKYLSGWIDFSAAAQGRINGVGLVMIKDTAEVRAILESPVVKNHFPADLVWMFGIPEKKSPFVQLHAIKTYGRESARLGGEMVTNARYDFDQAGRTHVTLDMNPVGARIWADMTRANVGRPIAIVVDNIVYSAPNVNEPIEGGRSSISGSFTTEEASDLANILKIGKLPAPAKIVSDTTVGPTLGAAALKGGMTSFIISFIVIFTLMIIYYNTGGWVANIALILNLLFTVGVLAGLGATLTAPGIAGLVLTIGMAVDTNVLIYERIKEELRKGKAYIPAINQGYHRSLAPVLDGHITTMLTAFILYYFGLGPVKGFATTQILGLFLSLFCGILVSRWVTDWFTNKNRHLQYFTKISTAIEKKSNFKFIEFRKKAYVISAIIALLAIGTIFNGFDYGVEFDGGRSYKIAFGKKVDVEAIRADLKATFEDENPIIKTVGDASTLDITTAYMIRDPRTQYADSVVEYKLYEGLKKYLPENTTYQQFDQIYKRETKKVLPTISDDLKKGAIKATLLAIFVIFIYIFLRFRDWRFSLGTIFALIHDALMVLIVFSYARKFVPFPLEIDQHFIAAILTVLGFSMNDTVVVFDRIREDMKLYPSMDQKQLINKAINETLSRTIMTTLTVFLTILILFIFGGEVTRGFAFAMLIGVLTGIYSTVFVAAPVLIDLKGGIKKSKPQVDIHAPKAQTT is encoded by the coding sequence ATGCAACTTAAAGGCCTGGTTCGTTTTTTTACGATTCTGCTTATCATTTATTCGTTGTACCAGTTGTCATTTACCTGGCTGGTGCGCAATCACGAGAAAAAACTTGAGAAACAAGCACGTACATTTGTAGACAAAAACTTCCCTACCCCTGAGGCAAAATATCCTAACAATAGGGATTCCCAAGAAATTTACCGTGAGTTTCTTAGTCAGGCTTATGAGGCTAGATTAGCCCGTCTGAAAGACAGTACCAAAGATGTAACGCTTACTTACGGTTTTACAGGCCCTATCAGCTATCAAAAGGCTAAAAGCGAAGAGTTAAACCTAGGGCTGGATTTGCAGGGAGGTATGAGCATTACCATGGAAGTGGAAATGAGCGGAGTGCTGAAGACGCTTGCCAACAACAGCAAAGATCCCAATTTCCTAAAAGCCCTTTCTAATGCTGAAGCTCGTAAAGGTAATAGCGATGCTAATTTCGTAACCCTGTTTGTAGAAGAATACAAGAAATTAGTTCCTAACGCACGCCTTGCCGAATTGTTTGCCAACGCTAACAATAGTGAGATAAAAGTTACCGACAGCGACAGCAAGGTAATCAGCTTCTTGAACGAGCAAGCTAAGGTAGCGTTTGACAATACAGCCCGTTTGATTACCACACGTATCGATAAGTTTGGTGTAGCACAACCCAGCATTAACCCTGATCCGGACAAGCAAATCATTTCTGTAGAGTTGCCGGGTGTGCAGGATAAAGAGCGAGTGCGTAAAAATCTGCAGGCAAGTGCCAACTTGCAGTTCTGGGAAGTATATACCCTAAACGAAATTGCAGCTAGCATCAGCAGCGCTAACGATGCTTTCTTTGCATATAACAATGAAAATAAACCTGCTGCATCCCAGCAAAATGATTCTACTGCTACAGCCGCAGCTCCTGCTGACGGTACAGCAGCTGCTCCAAGCGATAGCGGCAACTTGCAGGATCAATTAAAACAACTGGCTCAGCAAGGCAACACTTCCACTACGCCCGAAGCGAATCAGGAAGAAGAAGCTAAAAAGTATTTGAGCGGTTGGATTGATTTCTCGGCAGCAGCGCAAGGGAGAATTAACGGAGTGGGTCTGGTAATGATTAAAGATACTGCCGAAGTACGCGCAATATTGGAATCGCCTGTAGTAAAAAATCATTTCCCTGCCGACCTAGTATGGATGTTTGGTATTCCGGAGAAAAAATCTCCTTTTGTTCAGTTACATGCTATTAAAACCTATGGCCGTGAATCTGCTCGTCTGGGTGGAGAAATGGTAACCAATGCCCGTTACGACTTTGACCAGGCTGGTAGAACACATGTTACACTGGATATGAATCCGGTAGGTGCCAGAATTTGGGCTGATATGACTCGCGCCAATGTAGGACGCCCCATCGCCATTGTGGTAGATAACATTGTTTATTCTGCACCCAACGTAAATGAACCTATCGAGGGCGGTAGATCCAGCATTTCAGGAAGCTTTACTACAGAGGAAGCAAGTGACCTGGCCAATATTCTTAAAATCGGAAAACTACCGGCTCCGGCAAAAATCGTTTCCGATACTACCGTGGGTCCTACCCTGGGTGCTGCAGCACTGAAGGGTGGTATGACCTCCTTCATTATTTCATTTATCGTGATCTTCACTTTGATGATCATTTACTATAACACAGGTGGTTGGGTAGCTAATATTGCGTTGATCCTAAACCTGCTGTTTACCGTAGGTGTACTGGCCGGACTGGGTGCTACCCTCACTGCTCCCGGTATTGCAGGTTTGGTACTCACTATAGGTATGGCGGTAGATACCAACGTACTTATCTACGAAAGAATTAAGGAAGAACTAAGAAAAGGTAAAGCTTATATACCGGCGATTAATCAAGGTTATCACCGTTCTTTAGCTCCAGTATTGGATGGCCACATCACCACCATGCTTACCGCCTTTATCCTTTACTACTTCGGATTAGGTCCGGTAAAAGGCTTTGCCACTACTCAAATTTTGGGTCTGTTCCTTTCATTATTCTGCGGTATTCTGGTAAGCCGCTGGGTAACCGACTGGTTTACTAATAAGAATAGACATCTGCAGTACTTTACCAAAATCAGTACCGCCATTGAGAAGAAATCCAACTTCAAATTCATTGAGTTCCGTAAAAAAGCTTATGTCATATCAGCTATTATTGCCCTGTTGGCTATCGGTACTATTTTCAATGGATTTGATTATGGTGTGGAATTCGATGGTGGACGTAGCTACAAAATTGCTTTTGGTAAAAAAGTAGATGTAGAAGCTATAAGAGCAGATCTCAAAGCAACCTTCGAAGATGAAAATCCGATTATCAAAACTGTAGGTGATGCTAGCACACTGGATATCACTACCGCCTACATGATTCGCGACCCGAGAACGCAATATGCTGACTCTGTGGTGGAATACAAACTTTACGAAGGTCTGAAAAAATATCTGCCTGAAAATACTACTTATCAGCAGTTCGATCAGATTTATAAAAGAGAAACCAAGAAAGTGTTGCCTACTATTTCTGACGACTTGAAGAAAGGTGCGATTAAGGCAACGCTGCTGGCAATCTTTGTAATCTTTATATACATCTTCTTGCGTTTCCGCGATTGGAGATTCTCATTAGGAACTATTTTCGCTTTGATACACGATGCGTTAATGGTACTTATAGTCTTCTCCTATGCGAGAAAATTTGTACCATTCCCGCTAGAAATCGACCAGCACTTTATTGCGGCTATCCTGACTGTACTTGGTTTCTCCATGAACGATACCGTGGTGGTCTTCGATCGTATTCGTGAAGATATGAAGTTGTATCCTTCCATGGATCAGAAACAGCTGATAAACAAAGCCATCAATGAAACACTGAGCAGAACTATCATGACTACACTCACTGTATTCCTCACTATTTTAATTCTGTTTATTTTCGGTGGTGAGGTTACCAGAGGTTTTGCTTTTGCGATGTTGATTGGTGTGCTTACCGGTATCTACTCAACTGTTTTCGTTGCGGCTCCGGTATTGATTGACCTAAAAGGTGGCATCAAAAAGTCGAAACCGCAGGTAGATATCCATGCTCCTAAAGCACAAACCACTTAA
- the mutS2_1 gene encoding Endonuclease MutS2 has translation MKLYPESASVQLEFDKVKALLVAHCQCQYAIEKAQQLRIHTHKKFVDADLRQSHEFKQLILNRIYFPNDYVLNLHKELKLLSISGSVLQGEDLLNIRKLAESIEKIFRWFNEERRVAYSGLWEIVQGTYYEKAIIALIDEVIDEQGNVKDSASDALRDIRQSLYKKRNELRKIFDRIISRLSKQGYLAEIEESFMNGRRVVAVFSEHKRVVKGIFHGESDSRKTAFIEPEETMPLNNEISDLENQERKEVYRILRQLTARLSQYAALLHTYHAIVGEYDFIRAKAKFAIDINGEYPVVHDKALVHLVQAYHPLLYLYNKKSGKPTVPVTVTLKEDQRILVISGPNAGGKTVTMKTIGLLQMMLQSGLLVPVHPSSEFGIFKQLMIHIGDTQSLEFELSTYSSHLLHMKYFMEHANGKTLFFIDELGSGSDPHLGGAFAEVILLEMLKKHSFGVVTTHYLNLKVMAGKTAGIMNGAMAFDEQNLQPMYQLIIGKPGSSYTFSIAERIGLDKRLIDKARALVDKDHYRLDKLLNRTEQDLRDIAQKDKELQRLIKENERLQKEMQQVMDKERHRQQLAVLREQNKITQERITYLKDMERKLKQITIEWKKEEDKEKVMKQMAALLFNRNTTKTVTKMQKKIESKYTEVGGEVKVGDLVKMRKNHQVGEVLEIKSKRAVVKIGLLPMQVELQDLVVVKENTPAKAD, from the coding sequence ATGAAGTTATATCCCGAATCGGCTTCGGTACAATTGGAGTTTGATAAAGTGAAGGCGCTTTTGGTGGCCCATTGTCAATGTCAATATGCCATCGAAAAGGCGCAGCAGTTGCGTATTCATACCCATAAGAAGTTTGTGGATGCAGACTTAAGACAGAGCCATGAGTTCAAGCAGCTAATTCTAAACAGGATTTATTTTCCGAACGATTATGTTTTAAACCTCCATAAAGAGCTTAAATTATTATCCATCAGTGGCTCTGTACTCCAAGGGGAGGATTTGCTCAATATCCGCAAGTTGGCGGAAAGTATTGAAAAAATCTTCCGCTGGTTTAACGAAGAGCGCAGAGTGGCCTATTCCGGCCTATGGGAGATTGTGCAGGGAACTTATTATGAAAAAGCCATTATAGCACTGATTGATGAGGTGATTGATGAACAGGGGAATGTAAAAGATTCGGCTTCTGATGCGCTAAGAGACATTCGTCAGTCGCTGTACAAAAAGCGTAATGAGCTGCGTAAGATATTTGACCGCATTATTTCCAGGCTTTCCAAGCAGGGCTATCTGGCCGAAATTGAAGAAAGCTTTATGAACGGCCGTAGGGTAGTGGCCGTATTTTCGGAGCACAAGCGCGTGGTGAAAGGTATTTTTCATGGTGAGAGCGATAGTCGTAAAACCGCATTTATCGAGCCCGAAGAAACCATGCCGCTAAATAATGAAATCAGCGACCTGGAAAATCAGGAAAGAAAAGAAGTGTACCGTATTTTAAGGCAGCTTACTGCGCGGCTATCGCAATATGCGGCCTTACTGCATACCTATCATGCGATAGTGGGTGAATATGATTTCATCAGGGCTAAGGCTAAGTTTGCCATAGATATCAACGGTGAGTATCCCGTGGTGCACGATAAAGCGTTGGTGCATCTGGTACAGGCCTATCATCCTTTATTGTATCTGTACAATAAAAAGAGTGGAAAACCCACAGTCCCCGTTACGGTAACGTTGAAGGAAGACCAACGTATTTTGGTAATTAGTGGACCCAACGCCGGAGGAAAAACCGTAACCATGAAAACCATTGGGCTCTTGCAGATGATGCTCCAAAGCGGCTTATTAGTGCCGGTGCATCCCTCCAGCGAGTTTGGCATTTTCAAACAACTGATGATCCACATTGGGGACACGCAAAGTCTGGAATTTGAGCTGAGTACCTACAGCAGCCATCTGCTGCATATGAAATATTTTATGGAGCATGCCAATGGCAAAACTCTGTTCTTCATTGATGAGTTGGGAAGTGGTAGTGATCCGCATCTGGGTGGAGCTTTTGCCGAGGTTATCTTATTGGAAATGCTGAAGAAACACTCATTTGGTGTAGTAACCACTCACTACCTCAATCTGAAAGTAATGGCGGGTAAAACCGCAGGTATTATGAATGGTGCGATGGCTTTTGATGAGCAAAACCTGCAACCCATGTATCAGCTAATCATCGGAAAACCGGGAAGCTCCTATACCTTTTCCATAGCCGAGCGCATCGGCCTGGATAAGCGGCTGATTGATAAAGCCAGAGCGTTGGTAGATAAGGATCATTATAGGCTGGATAAGCTGCTCAACCGCACCGAGCAAGATTTGCGCGATATTGCACAGAAAGATAAGGAACTGCAGCGACTGATAAAGGAAAATGAACGGCTGCAGAAAGAAATGCAGCAAGTGATGGATAAAGAACGCCATCGTCAGCAACTGGCTGTTTTGCGCGAGCAAAATAAAATCACTCAGGAGCGCATCACCTATCTGAAAGATATGGAGCGTAAGCTTAAGCAGATTACCATCGAATGGAAAAAGGAAGAGGATAAAGAAAAAGTGATGAAACAGATGGCAGCCCTGCTATTCAACCGCAATACTACTAAGACGGTAACCAAAATGCAGAAGAAAATAGAAAGCAAGTACACCGAAGTAGGCGGAGAAGTTAAGGTGGGTGATCTGGTAAAGATGCGGAAAAATCATCAGGTAGGTGAGGTGTTGGAAATAAAAAGTAAACGGGCTGTTGTAAAAATAGGATTGCTGCCAATGCAGGTAGAATTGCAAGACCTTGTAGTGGTGAAGGAAAATACACCCGCCAAAGCGGATTAA
- a CDS encoding putative ketoamine kinase: MVFGKTTLSDNFRKIFETQKLDVSQLQSVHGGDINDAYCVYTQTGKYFMKINHARKYPEMFAKEAQGLQALRNNSQFTVPRVIAHGVSDADQYLILEWIEQGQPRKDFALHFGRNLAAMHQLQQPYFGFETDNYIGSLPQVNTQHASWNTFYAQCRILPLVKILADQEAFSGADVKKAERFCERLSEIFPEEAPALLHGDLWSGNYCVTADGYAAIYDPAVYYGHREMDLGMTLLFGGFPRAFYEAYHEYYPLEPNWRKRVAYTQLYPLLVHAILFGGHYVHAVRETLSDF, encoded by the coding sequence ATGGTTTTCGGTAAAACAACATTATCAGACAATTTTAGGAAGATTTTTGAAACTCAAAAATTGGACGTATCGCAGCTGCAATCTGTGCATGGAGGCGATATTAACGATGCCTATTGTGTATATACGCAAACAGGCAAATACTTTATGAAAATAAACCATGCGCGTAAATACCCTGAAATGTTTGCAAAGGAAGCTCAAGGATTGCAAGCACTTAGAAATAACAGTCAATTTACCGTACCCCGGGTTATTGCACACGGGGTGTCGGATGCCGATCAGTATTTGATTCTGGAGTGGATAGAACAGGGTCAGCCTAGGAAAGATTTTGCCCTGCATTTTGGCCGTAATCTGGCAGCCATGCACCAACTACAACAGCCTTATTTCGGCTTTGAAACCGATAATTATATCGGTAGTTTACCACAAGTAAATACGCAGCATGCTTCATGGAATACTTTTTATGCGCAATGTCGAATTTTGCCACTGGTAAAAATACTAGCAGATCAGGAGGCTTTTTCCGGGGCTGATGTAAAAAAGGCCGAACGATTTTGTGAACGTTTATCCGAGATCTTCCCCGAAGAGGCCCCTGCGCTATTGCATGGAGATTTGTGGAGTGGTAATTATTGTGTGACTGCTGATGGGTACGCCGCTATTTATGATCCCGCCGTGTATTATGGCCACAGAGAAATGGATTTGGGAATGACGCTGCTCTTTGGCGGATTTCCGCGAGCATTTTATGAGGCTTATCATGAATATTATCCGCTAGAACCTAACTGGCGAAAAAGAGTAGCCTATACCCAATTATATCCTCTACTGGTGCATGCCATCTTATTTGGGGGACATTATGTGCATGCTGTAAGAGAAACGCTAAGCGATTTTTAA
- a CDS encoding Aspartate/prephenate aminotransferase, whose amino-acid sequence MQLSSLLQRFAEPETLKMAKLGRELRAKGIDVIDLSLGEPDFDTPDHIKQAAIQAINDNWSHYTPVAGFLDLREAVCTKLKRDNQLDYKPEQIIVSTGAKQSLANAILALVDEGDEVIIPTPYWVTYSELVKIARGKVVEIRTSLEKGFKTTAEEVEAAITPRTKMFLFSSPCNPSGAVYTKEELATLVEVFKKHPNIIIVSDEIYEYINYVGPHESIAQFEEIKDRVVIVNGLSKGFAMTGWRIGYTASTVEIAKAMEKIQGQITSGTCSIAQKAGVVALTADLKPTQEMTAEFTRRKNRVLELISEIPGVKCSNPDGAFYIFPDMSAFYGKSDGETLISDSADLCMYLLNTAHVSSVMGAAFGEPKCVRFSFANSLANIEKGWSRIKEALSKLK is encoded by the coding sequence ATGCAATTATCATCTCTTTTACAACGCTTTGCCGAGCCTGAAACATTGAAGATGGCTAAGCTGGGCCGTGAATTAAGGGCCAAAGGCATAGATGTAATCGATCTGAGTTTGGGTGAACCCGATTTTGACACCCCCGATCACATTAAACAGGCCGCTATTCAAGCGATTAACGACAACTGGAGCCACTATACCCCCGTTGCCGGATTTCTGGACCTGCGCGAAGCCGTATGTACTAAGTTAAAGAGAGATAACCAATTGGATTATAAACCTGAACAAATTATCGTTTCTACCGGTGCCAAACAAAGCCTGGCAAACGCAATTTTGGCTTTGGTAGATGAGGGCGACGAGGTGATTATTCCTACTCCTTATTGGGTAACCTACTCCGAATTGGTAAAAATTGCCCGCGGAAAAGTGGTGGAAATCAGAACCTCTTTGGAAAAAGGCTTTAAAACAACCGCAGAAGAGGTAGAAGCCGCTATTACCCCTAGGACGAAAATGTTCCTGTTTTCATCGCCTTGTAATCCTTCGGGTGCCGTTTACACCAAAGAGGAGCTGGCGACGTTGGTAGAAGTATTTAAAAAACATCCTAATATTATCATCGTGTCGGATGAGATTTACGAATACATTAATTATGTAGGTCCGCACGAAAGCATTGCTCAGTTTGAAGAAATCAAAGATCGTGTGGTAATAGTAAACGGACTGAGTAAAGGATTTGCCATGACTGGATGGCGTATCGGCTACACCGCTTCTACAGTGGAGATTGCCAAAGCGATGGAGAAAATTCAGGGACAGATTACAAGCGGTACTTGCTCTATTGCCCAAAAAGCTGGTGTGGTGGCGCTGACAGCCGATTTAAAGCCTACCCAAGAAATGACAGCCGAATTCACCCGCAGAAAAAATCGCGTACTGGAGCTGATTAGCGAAATCCCGGGAGTGAAATGTTCTAATCCCGACGGAGCGTTCTATATTTTCCCCGATATGAGTGCCTTCTACGGCAAATCTGATGGTGAAACATTGATTTCTGATTCGGCAGATTTGTGCATGTATTTGCTGAACACCGCTCATGTATCATCTGTAATGGGTGCTGCTTTCGGTGAGCCCAAATGTGTGCGCTTCTCCTTTGCAAATAGCCTAGCCAATATAGAGAAAGGATGGAGCCGCATCAAAGAAGCTTTAAGTAAGCTGAAATAA